From Halotia branconii CENA392, the proteins below share one genomic window:
- a CDS encoding serine hydrolase, giving the protein MRLRFFLLSVVSIVLLASPAKASRLESWYFDTAQNQLNITTQSGVKPKAFLVNNPTRLVIDLPKTELTGNTIRQSFGSAVKEIRIGKVDSDTTRLVVELAPGYTVSADKLLIKGDSSSHWIVNFTSFERSDNKVVLSSEEKIPVQIGDVSPFAGVVPLGKEISQISSQVRVLMNRYSSLDPGMFFLDLDTGNYIDFNGEKAFPAASTIKFPVLVALFQEVDAGRIKLNETLVMRRDLMTGGSGVIQYKKAGTKFSLLETVTKMITISDNTATNMVIDRLGGKAKLNKRFRSWGLQNTVIRNLLGDFKGTNTTSAKDLVRLSALVVNNQALSNSSRTQVLNLMRRVENRSLLPSGLGKGAVIAHKTGTLGVILGDAGIIEMPSGKRYLAGILVRRPFGDSKARDFVSQVSRIVYGYLSQGKVADQS; this is encoded by the coding sequence ATGAGATTACGCTTTTTTTTGCTTAGCGTCGTCAGTATTGTACTGCTTGCTTCTCCAGCCAAAGCATCTCGCTTAGAATCTTGGTACTTTGACACTGCTCAAAACCAACTCAATATCACTACACAATCAGGAGTTAAGCCAAAAGCATTTTTAGTTAATAACCCAACGCGACTTGTAATTGACTTGCCAAAAACCGAACTCACCGGAAATACAATTCGCCAAAGTTTTGGCTCAGCAGTTAAAGAAATCCGTATCGGTAAAGTTGACTCTGATACAACTAGATTAGTGGTTGAATTAGCACCAGGGTATACAGTATCTGCCGATAAACTACTGATTAAAGGTGACTCTTCCTCCCACTGGATAGTTAATTTCACATCATTTGAGCGCAGTGACAACAAAGTTGTGCTTTCTAGCGAAGAAAAAATTCCCGTTCAAATAGGTGATGTTTCGCCCTTTGCAGGAGTTGTTCCTTTAGGCAAAGAAATATCACAGATTAGCTCTCAAGTTAGAGTATTAATGAATCGCTATAGTTCCCTAGATCCAGGAATGTTTTTCTTAGATTTGGATACAGGTAACTATATAGATTTTAATGGAGAAAAAGCATTTCCTGCTGCTAGCACAATCAAGTTTCCGGTTTTAGTCGCTTTGTTTCAAGAAGTAGACGCAGGGAGAATCAAGCTCAATGAAACTTTAGTAATGCGACGTGATTTAATGACTGGAGGTTCAGGAGTAATACAGTATAAAAAGGCTGGAACTAAGTTTAGTCTTTTAGAAACTGTCACCAAAATGATTACCATTAGCGACAATACTGCTACTAACATGGTTATTGACCGTTTAGGTGGTAAGGCCAAGTTAAATAAGCGTTTCCGGAGTTGGGGACTACAAAATACTGTGATTCGTAATCTACTGGGTGACTTCAAGGGTACTAATACAACTAGCGCGAAAGACTTAGTAAGACTGTCAGCTTTAGTTGTGAATAATCAAGCCTTGAGTAATTCCAGCCGTACCCAAGTCTTGAATCTTATGCGTCGTGTTGAGAACAGAAGTTTATTACCTTCTGGTCTTGGTAAAGGTGCAGTAATTGCCCACAAAACCGGAACACTAGGAGTTATTTTAGGAGACGCAGGTATTATTGAAATGCCATCTGGTAAACGTTACTTAGCGGGGATTTTGGTAAGAAGACCTTTTGGGGATTCAAAAGCCAGAGATTTTGTCAGTCAAGTCTCCCGAATTGTATATGGCTACCTTAGTCAAGGGAAAGTAGCCGATCAGTCTTAA